The proteins below come from a single Acidimicrobiia bacterium genomic window:
- a CDS encoding prepilin peptidase encodes MSGAEIVGALAAGAVGACVGSFTGVAIDRLPRGESLGGRSRCICGVQIGARDNLPVVGYLLRRGRARCCGARIPWWYPAVEVAGAALALGVYVLLIV; translated from the coding sequence GTGTCGGGAGCGGAGATCGTGGGGGCACTGGCTGCCGGGGCCGTCGGGGCGTGTGTGGGGTCGTTCACCGGGGTGGCGATCGACCGCCTCCCTCGGGGCGAATCCCTGGGCGGGCGGAGCCGGTGCATCTGCGGCGTCCAGATCGGCGCCAGGGACAACCTGCCGGTGGTTGGCTATCTCCTGCGGCGTGGGCGCGCCCGATGCTGCGGAGCCCGGATCCCCTGGTGGTACCCCGCGGTGGAGGTGGCCGGGGCCGCCCTGGCGCTGGGCGTCTACGTCCTCCTGATTGTGTGA
- the greA gene encoding transcription elongation factor GreA yields the protein MDEVHLSPDAYERLRKEADWRSGERRDEISQWIERAREHGDIRENADFDAAKNEQGLNEGRIRQLEVMLRASRVVEGAEGDVVAPGTIVEVRMDDDAETTHYLVGSIEERHDSHDVLSTSSPLGRALMGAAPGEVRSYKGPRRTFQVEVVSVKPLTG from the coding sequence ATGGACGAGGTGCATCTCTCTCCCGACGCGTACGAACGCCTTCGCAAGGAGGCGGATTGGCGCTCGGGTGAGCGGCGCGACGAGATCTCCCAGTGGATCGAACGGGCCCGTGAGCATGGCGACATCAGGGAGAACGCCGACTTCGACGCGGCCAAGAACGAGCAGGGCCTCAACGAGGGCCGCATCCGCCAGCTCGAGGTGATGCTGCGCGCCTCCCGCGTCGTCGAAGGCGCCGAGGGCGACGTGGTCGCCCCGGGCACGATCGTCGAGGTCCGCATGGACGACGATGCCGAGACGACCCACTACCTCGTGGGGTCGATCGAGGAGCGCCACGACTCGCACGACGTGCTCTCGACCTCGTCCCCACTCGGCCGGGCGTTGATGGGGGCGGCCCCCGGCGAGGTCAGGAGCTACAAGGGCCCCCGCCGCACGTTTCAGGTCGAGGTGGTGAGCGTCAAGCCCCTGACTGGGTAA
- the leuD gene encoding 3-isopropylmalate dehydratase small subunit, with translation MPDPVEQIVGRAVPLNRSDVDTDQIIPSDWLKRVERTGFGAGLFSEWRESSDFVLNRPEYQGDDVRVLVAGPNFGTGSSREHAPWALEDYGFEAIISARFADIFRNNCLKIGLVPVELPQGVVDRIMAAVEDDPQVEIVVDVVDRRVAVPALDLDEPFALDDFHHHRLVNGLDDIALTLQQADEIAAYETGRAAWLPVVT, from the coding sequence ATGCCTGATCCCGTCGAGCAGATCGTGGGGCGGGCGGTGCCGCTGAACCGCTCCGACGTCGACACCGACCAGATCATCCCCAGCGATTGGCTCAAGCGGGTCGAGCGCACCGGCTTCGGCGCAGGGTTGTTCTCGGAGTGGCGCGAGAGCAGCGACTTCGTGCTCAACCGTCCCGAGTACCAGGGCGACGACGTGCGCGTGCTCGTGGCCGGGCCGAACTTCGGTACCGGATCCTCTCGGGAGCACGCGCCCTGGGCGCTCGAGGACTACGGCTTCGAGGCCATCATCTCTGCGCGCTTCGCCGACATCTTCCGCAACAACTGCCTGAAGATCGGCCTCGTGCCCGTGGAGCTCCCGCAGGGCGTGGTGGACCGGATCATGGCCGCGGTCGAGGACGACCCCCAGGTCGAGATCGTGGTCGACGTGGTCGACCGCCGCGTCGCCGTCCCCGCGCTCGACCTCGACGAGCCGTTCGCACTCGACGACTTCCACCACCACCGCCTGGTCAACGGCCTCGACGACATCGCGCTCACCCTCCAGCAGGCCGACGAGATCGCTGCCTACGAAACCGGCCGAGCCGCCTGGTTGCCAGTGGTCACCTGA
- a CDS encoding type II secretion system F family protein, with the protein MPTFKYIASGAGGGRQAGTISAPSAISARYELLGRQLQVRSLKERKKFTQIEITKKKIKPIDIANLSRQLGAFLRAGIPIIDALEAISTESASPQLRSMLAELVDQLRAGDPFSETIAAHAEHFPSYFPGIIRSAELSGQLDVVLEQLAGYIDRDLETRRKIKSALTYPAILGVMSLVTVVVLIGFVLPKFKEFFEGMDATLPVTTKFLLDLGGFMGSYGHFVFASLGIIGVLMFLYARSEPGHQTRDRLSLRLPLMRDVTRASVIERFCRILSAMVQAGIPIADSMNAAIDSTDNRVFKKELIPASERMLRGEGLARPLAETDLFPGMVTQMMRVGEETGTLDKQLDIAADFYEKELTFKLAKLTSMFEPMVIIFMGLVVGFVAVALVQAMYGVYNQSSP; encoded by the coding sequence ATGCCCACGTTCAAGTACATCGCAAGCGGCGCTGGCGGTGGCCGCCAGGCCGGGACCATCTCTGCGCCGAGCGCCATCAGCGCGCGCTACGAGCTCCTGGGCCGCCAGCTCCAGGTCAGGTCCCTGAAGGAGCGCAAGAAGTTCACGCAGATCGAGATCACCAAGAAGAAGATCAAACCGATCGACATCGCCAACCTCTCGCGCCAGCTCGGCGCGTTCCTGCGCGCCGGCATCCCGATCATCGACGCGCTCGAGGCGATCTCGACCGAGTCCGCAAGTCCGCAGTTGCGCTCGATGCTCGCCGAGCTGGTGGACCAGCTCCGGGCGGGCGATCCGTTCTCCGAGACGATCGCCGCGCACGCGGAGCACTTCCCGTCGTACTTCCCGGGCATCATCCGCTCGGCTGAGCTCAGCGGGCAGCTCGACGTGGTCCTCGAGCAGCTCGCGGGTTACATCGACCGCGACCTCGAGACCCGCCGCAAGATCAAGTCGGCGTTGACCTACCCGGCCATCCTCGGTGTCATGTCGCTCGTGACGGTCGTGGTCCTGATCGGGTTTGTCCTGCCCAAGTTCAAGGAGTTCTTCGAGGGCATGGACGCGACGCTGCCCGTGACCACCAAGTTCCTCTTGGACCTCGGTGGCTTCATGGGTTCATACGGGCACTTCGTGTTCGCGTCGTTGGGGATCATCGGTGTGCTCATGTTCCTCTACGCCCGATCCGAGCCTGGGCACCAGACTCGCGACCGCCTCTCGCTGCGACTCCCGCTCATGCGGGACGTCACGCGGGCGTCGGTCATCGAACGCTTCTGCCGGATCCTCAGCGCGATGGTGCAGGCCGGCATCCCGATCGCTGACTCGATGAACGCGGCGATCGACAGCACCGACAACCGAGTGTTCAAGAAGGAGCTCATTCCCGCGAGCGAGCGCATGCTCCGCGGTGAGGGCCTCGCGCGTCCGCTCGCCGAGACCGACCTGTTCCCCGGCATGGTCACGCAGATGATGCGAGTCGGCGAAGAGACCGGCACGCTCGACAAGCAGCTTGACATCGCCGCCGACTTCTACGAGAAGGAACTCACCTTCAAGCTCGCGAAGCTCACCTCGATGTTCGAGCCGATGGTGATCATCTTCATGGGACTCGTGGTCGGCTTCGTCGCCGTCGCGCTCGTGCAGGCGATGTACGGCGTGTACAACCAGTCCAGCCCCTGA
- a CDS encoding ATPase, T2SS/T4P/T4SS family: MRLRRKAVDIVVADDEEEERPPRPKRAERAEKRTAAATVDAPIHWTAAGGSLDDVMPVHARTGVPGSTSLLGERLISRGLIAREQLDHALAEQVASGKRLGTQLVELGSINERQLIETLAEQQDLKVADLRLTVPEPAAVVRFPEALARGFEVVPVRQTAEGLEIAVAEVISAETRTAIEAGTGCPISVVLAPPSEIRRAIDQAYLALDGVEQQVRAFEDFASSRPRVEAQTQIVVDDHAPVVQVVTLLLTQAVRDRASDIHIEPQDGSVRVRFRIDGVLRDVTTVPAAMADALISRIKVMADMNIVERRRSQDGQIQTMVDDRPLDIRVATTATIWGEKAVLRLLDKTRSLRALGQLGMTPETAAEFSRLVSSPFGMVICAGPTGSGKTTTLYAALTEINDPERNITTIEDPVEYVLPSINQIQVNKQAGITFADGLKSILRQDPDVILVGEIRDVETARIAVQSALTGHLVLSSLHATDAATALQRFRDMGIESFLITSSVIAIEAQRLVRRICQSCKQQYEPTPAERTFFEQSTGRVKEQYWHGTGCNICSHSGYIDRIGVYELMRVSDAIRELVVDNASHEDLRAMAVAEGMTTLRDEVLRLIEQDVTTVAEAIRSVFVR; this comes from the coding sequence GTGAGACTGCGCCGCAAGGCCGTCGACATCGTCGTCGCGGACGACGAAGAGGAAGAGCGCCCCCCGCGACCCAAGCGGGCCGAGCGCGCCGAGAAGCGCACGGCCGCCGCCACGGTCGACGCGCCGATCCACTGGACCGCCGCGGGCGGCTCGCTGGACGATGTGATGCCGGTGCACGCACGGACCGGCGTCCCGGGCAGCACCAGCCTCCTCGGCGAGCGACTCATCTCCCGTGGCCTGATCGCGCGCGAGCAGCTCGACCACGCGCTCGCGGAGCAGGTGGCGTCGGGCAAGCGACTCGGCACGCAGCTCGTGGAGCTCGGCTCCATCAACGAGCGCCAGCTCATCGAGACGCTCGCCGAGCAACAGGATCTCAAGGTCGCCGACCTGCGCCTTACCGTCCCCGAACCTGCGGCCGTCGTGCGCTTCCCCGAAGCGCTCGCGCGCGGGTTCGAGGTCGTGCCCGTGCGCCAGACTGCCGAAGGACTCGAGATCGCGGTGGCCGAGGTGATCTCCGCCGAGACGCGCACGGCCATCGAAGCCGGCACCGGGTGTCCGATCTCGGTGGTGCTCGCACCGCCGTCGGAGATCCGCCGCGCCATCGACCAGGCATACCTGGCACTCGACGGTGTCGAGCAGCAGGTCCGCGCGTTCGAAGACTTTGCCTCGAGTCGGCCGCGGGTCGAGGCCCAGACCCAGATCGTTGTGGACGACCACGCGCCCGTCGTGCAGGTCGTGACGCTGCTCCTCACCCAAGCGGTCCGCGACCGCGCGTCCGACATCCACATCGAACCACAAGATGGCTCGGTGCGCGTGCGCTTCCGCATCGACGGCGTCTTGCGCGACGTGACCACGGTGCCTGCCGCCATGGCCGACGCGCTCATCAGCCGCATCAAGGTCATGGCCGACATGAACATCGTCGAGCGTCGGCGATCGCAGGACGGCCAGATTCAGACGATGGTCGACGACCGGCCGCTGGACATCCGCGTCGCGACGACGGCGACGATCTGGGGCGAGAAGGCGGTGCTCCGCCTGCTCGACAAGACCCGCAGCCTCCGCGCGCTCGGGCAGCTCGGCATGACGCCCGAGACGGCTGCTGAGTTCTCCCGGCTCGTCTCCTCGCCGTTCGGGATGGTGATCTGTGCCGGTCCGACCGGGAGCGGGAAGACCACCACGCTCTACGCCGCACTGACCGAGATCAACGATCCGGAGCGCAACATCACCACGATCGAGGATCCCGTCGAATACGTGCTGCCCTCGATCAACCAGATCCAGGTGAACAAGCAAGCCGGCATCACCTTCGCCGACGGCTTGAAGTCGATCCTGCGCCAGGACCCCGACGTGATCCTCGTGGGTGAGATCCGTGACGTCGAGACGGCTCGGATCGCCGTTCAGTCGGCGCTCACGGGTCACTTGGTGCTGTCTTCGCTCCACGCGACCGACGCCGCGACTGCGCTCCAGCGCTTCCGTGACATGGGCATCGAGTCGTTCCTCATCACGTCGTCGGTGATCGCGATCGAGGCGCAACGACTGGTGCGGCGCATCTGCCAGTCGTGCAAGCAGCAGTATGAGCCGACCCCGGCCGAGCGCACGTTCTTCGAGCAGAGCACCGGCCGCGTGAAGGAGCAGTACTGGCACGGCACGGGCTGCAACATCTGCTCGCACAGTGGCTACATCGACCGCATCGGCGTCTACGAGCTGATGCGCGTCTCCGACGCCATCCGGGAGCTCGTCGTCGACAACGCGAGCCACGAGGACCTGCGCGCCATGGCGGTCGCGGAGGGGATGACGACCCTGCGCGACGAGGTGCTGCGGCTCATCGAGCAGGACGTGACGACCGTTGCCGAAGCCATCCGCAGCGTGTTCGTTCGATAA
- a CDS encoding 3-isopropylmalate dehydrogenase has product MTHRIGIIGGDGIGPEVVVEAMKVVDAAGVAYTPVAFDLGGARYLRDGEVLPDDDLAAIRGLDAVMLGAVGTPEVPPGVLERGLLLRLRFELDLFVNLRPFVAGPSPFNDGVDMVVVRENTEGVYAGEGGFLRKGTPSEIATQGSVNTRFGVERCVRFAFDLASSRGRRHVTLVHKTNVLQFAGDLWQRAFDEVATEFADVGTAYHHVDAACIYLVQDPARYDVIVTDNLFGDILTDLGGAVSGGIGRAASANLNPARTGPSVFEPVHGSAPDIVGTGRADPRAAIVSAAMMLEFLGESDAAVRVREAVEKSDDVTGTTSEIGDTIAERVQ; this is encoded by the coding sequence GTGACCCACAGGATCGGGATCATCGGGGGGGACGGGATCGGCCCCGAGGTCGTGGTCGAGGCCATGAAGGTGGTCGACGCGGCCGGGGTGGCCTACACCCCGGTGGCCTTCGACCTCGGTGGTGCCCGCTACCTGCGCGACGGCGAGGTGCTGCCCGACGACGACCTCGCCGCGATCCGTGGCCTCGACGCGGTGATGCTCGGCGCGGTCGGGACTCCCGAGGTGCCGCCCGGCGTGCTCGAGCGGGGTCTGCTGCTGCGGTTGCGCTTCGAGCTCGATCTCTTCGTGAACTTGCGTCCTTTCGTCGCCGGGCCGAGTCCTTTCAACGACGGTGTGGACATGGTTGTGGTCCGCGAGAACACCGAGGGTGTGTACGCAGGTGAAGGTGGCTTCCTGCGGAAGGGCACGCCGAGCGAGATCGCCACGCAGGGCTCGGTCAACACTCGCTTCGGTGTCGAGCGCTGTGTGCGGTTCGCGTTCGACCTCGCCAGCTCTCGGGGCCGCCGGCACGTGACCCTCGTGCACAAGACCAACGTGCTCCAGTTCGCCGGCGACCTGTGGCAGCGCGCGTTCGACGAAGTCGCCACGGAGTTCGCCGACGTCGGGACGGCCTACCACCACGTCGATGCGGCGTGCATCTACCTGGTGCAGGATCCGGCGCGTTACGACGTGATCGTCACCGACAACTTGTTCGGCGACATCCTCACCGATCTCGGTGGCGCCGTCTCGGGTGGGATCGGTCGCGCCGCGTCGGCCAACCTCAACCCTGCGCGCACCGGGCCTTCGGTGTTCGAGCCGGTGCACGGGTCCGCGCCTGACATCGTGGGCACCGGGCGCGCCGATCCGCGCGCGGCGATCGTCTCGGCGGCGATGATGTTGGAGTTCCTCGGCGAGAGCGACGCCGCTGTGCGGGTGCGTGAGGCCGTCGAGAAGTCCGATGACGTGACCGGAACGACGAGCGAGATCGGCGACACGATCGCCGAGCGAGTGCAGTAG
- the leuC gene encoding 3-isopropylmalate dehydratase large subunit, giving the protein MATLSDKVWERHVVRRADGEPDLLYVDLHLVHEVTSPQAFDGLRIQGRTVRRPDLAVATIDHNNPTADVDLAHPDPVSAEQMAVLARNCEEFGIRFYGMGDPRRGIVHVIGPEQGLTLPGMTVVCGDSHTSTHGAFGALAFGIGTSEVEHVLATQTLPQVRPATMAVIVEGDLDAGVTAKDVVLSIIARIGTGGGIGSIIEYRGSAIRGLSMEGRMTVCNMSIEAGARAGMVAPDETTFSWLEGRPFAPKGKDWETALDDWRTLATDPDAGFDTEVEIDAATIRPSVSWGTNPAQTVGIDDVVPEPDSFPELSQRESAMHALRYMGLKAGTPIRDIAVDTVFIGSCTNSRLEDLRAAAEVVRGRSVRDGLRAMVVPGSSKVKADAEAEGLDEVFRAAGFDWRESGCSMCLAMNPDKLAPGERAASTSNRNFEGRQGKGGRTHLVSPTVAAATAIAGRFTTPEDLP; this is encoded by the coding sequence ATGGCAACGCTCTCCGACAAGGTCTGGGAGCGCCACGTCGTGCGCCGCGCCGACGGTGAGCCAGACCTTCTCTATGTGGACCTGCACCTCGTGCACGAGGTCACGTCGCCGCAGGCGTTCGACGGGCTCCGCATCCAGGGCCGCACCGTGCGCCGCCCCGACCTCGCGGTCGCCACCATCGACCACAACAACCCCACGGCCGACGTCGACCTCGCGCATCCCGACCCGGTCTCCGCCGAGCAGATGGCGGTGCTGGCCAGGAACTGCGAGGAGTTCGGCATCCGCTTCTACGGGATGGGTGACCCCCGGCGCGGGATCGTGCACGTCATCGGCCCCGAGCAAGGCCTCACGCTCCCCGGCATGACCGTGGTCTGTGGCGACAGCCACACCTCGACCCACGGCGCGTTCGGGGCGCTCGCTTTCGGGATCGGCACGAGCGAGGTGGAGCACGTGCTCGCCACCCAGACGCTCCCTCAAGTCCGACCGGCCACGATGGCGGTGATCGTGGAGGGCGACCTGGACGCGGGCGTGACCGCCAAGGACGTGGTGTTGTCGATCATCGCCCGCATCGGTACCGGGGGCGGGATCGGCTCGATCATCGAATACCGCGGCTCGGCCATCCGCGGGCTGTCGATGGAGGGCCGCATGACGGTCTGCAACATGTCCATCGAGGCTGGCGCCCGCGCGGGGATGGTCGCACCCGATGAAACCACCTTTTCGTGGCTCGAGGGCCGGCCGTTCGCCCCGAAGGGCAAGGACTGGGAGACCGCACTGGACGACTGGCGCACGCTCGCGACCGACCCCGACGCCGGCTTCGACACCGAGGTCGAGATCGACGCGGCGACGATCCGCCCGTCGGTGAGCTGGGGCACGAACCCGGCGCAGACCGTGGGCATCGACGACGTGGTGCCCGAGCCCGACTCGTTCCCGGAGCTGAGCCAGCGGGAGTCGGCGATGCACGCGCTGCGCTACATGGGCCTCAAGGCCGGGACACCGATCCGTGACATCGCCGTCGACACCGTGTTCATCGGCTCGTGCACCAACTCGCGCCTCGAGGACCTCCGGGCCGCGGCCGAGGTGGTTCGGGGGCGCTCCGTGCGAGACGGGCTGCGGGCCATGGTGGTGCCGGGCTCGTCCAAGGTGAAGGCGGATGCCGAGGCCGAGGGACTCGACGAGGTCTTCCGTGCCGCGGGGTTCGACTGGCGGGAGTCAGGGTGCTCGATGTGCCTGGCGATGAACCCCGACAAGCTCGCGCCCGGCGAGCGGGCGGCCTCCACCTCGAACCGCAACTTCGAGGGTCGCCAGGGCAAGGGGGGCCGCACGCACCTCGTGTCGCCCACCGTGGCAGCTGCCACGGCCATCGCCGGCCGCTTCACGACTCCCGAGGACTTGCCGTGA
- a CDS encoding branched-chain amino acid transaminase, with product MPIEKTQKIWMDGTLVDWDDATVHVLTHTLHYGSGVFEGIRAYPTSRGPAVFRLTDHIQRLQDSASLLLMELPFSVEELVEATKETVRVNEVEGCYIRPLAYLGYGEMGLNPLPCKVNVSIAVWPWGTYLGDEGIKRGVRMKISTWRRMDPNINPVAAKGTGIYVNSSLAKVEAIKGGYDEAVLLNMNGEVSEATGENLFVVTDGVLRTPPLSSGALEGITRDSVMTIARDLGYEVREEALLRTDLYLADEAFLTGTAAEVVPIREVDDREIGDPGELTRKVQETYFATVHGEVEKYADWLEYVRE from the coding sequence ATGCCGATCGAGAAGACCCAGAAGATCTGGATGGACGGGACGCTCGTCGATTGGGACGACGCGACCGTCCACGTCCTCACCCACACGCTCCACTACGGGTCGGGCGTGTTCGAGGGCATCCGTGCCTATCCGACGTCGCGCGGTCCGGCCGTCTTCCGTCTCACCGACCACATCCAGCGCCTGCAGGATTCGGCGTCGCTCCTGCTGATGGAGCTCCCGTTCTCGGTCGAGGAGCTGGTCGAGGCGACGAAGGAGACGGTACGGGTCAACGAGGTCGAGGGCTGCTACATCCGCCCCCTCGCGTACCTCGGGTACGGGGAGATGGGATTGAACCCGCTCCCGTGCAAGGTGAACGTCTCGATCGCGGTGTGGCCTTGGGGGACGTACCTCGGCGACGAAGGGATCAAGCGCGGCGTGCGCATGAAGATCTCCACGTGGCGCCGCATGGACCCGAACATCAACCCGGTCGCGGCGAAGGGCACGGGGATCTATGTGAACTCGAGCCTGGCCAAGGTCGAGGCGATCAAGGGTGGGTACGACGAGGCGGTGCTCCTGAACATGAACGGTGAGGTGTCGGAGGCCACCGGCGAGAACCTGTTCGTGGTCACGGATGGTGTGCTCCGCACACCGCCACTGTCGTCGGGCGCGCTCGAGGGCATCACGCGTGATTCCGTGATGACGATCGCTCGCGACCTCGGCTACGAGGTGCGCGAAGAGGCGTTGCTGCGGACCGACCTGTACCTGGCCGACGAGGCCTTCCTCACCGGCACCGCGGCGGAGGTTGTGCCCATCCGGGAGGTCGATGACCGCGAGATCGGCGACCCCGGTGAGCTCACGCGCAAGGTCCAAGAGACCTACTTCGCGACCGTCCACGGCGAGGTGGAGAAGTACGCGGACTGGTTGGAATATGTCCGTGAGTGA
- a CDS encoding type II secretion system protein, which produces MNRRRPFDARGERGDTLVELLITITVVGITATALLAGFATAIRLSGTHRGQANADVVLVSAADSVKNQAYVACPLVTVLSYNPTQGVTLPSGWAASNVTITSVKGWDGSAFVTCPLIDGKLQLITITASTPGGGASTESVDVVKRNSS; this is translated from the coding sequence ATGAACCGTCGGCGCCCGTTTGACGCGCGGGGCGAGCGCGGGGACACCCTCGTCGAATTGCTCATCACCATCACGGTGGTCGGGATCACTGCTACTGCGCTCCTCGCTGGGTTCGCGACGGCGATCCGCCTCTCCGGCACACACCGTGGGCAGGCAAATGCCGACGTCGTGCTCGTGAGTGCGGCCGATTCGGTGAAGAACCAGGCGTACGTCGCGTGCCCGCTCGTGACCGTGCTTTCTTACAACCCGACGCAGGGCGTGACGCTCCCGAGCGGCTGGGCGGCGTCGAACGTCACGATCACGTCGGTCAAGGGTTGGGATGGGAGCGCGTTCGTCACGTGCCCCCTGATCGACGGCAAGCTCCAGCTGATCACGATCACGGCGTCAACTCCCGGTGGCGGTGCATCGACGGAGTCCGTCGATGTGGTGAAGCGGAACTCGTCATGA
- the cimA gene encoding citramalate synthase has translation MSESAAPASVEIYDTTLRDGSQLEGISLTVDDKLRIAEQLDWLGVHFIEAGWPGSNPKDDEMFRRAATELVLDTSTLVAFGSTRRPKGKVDSDDTLRNLVEAGTSTVCIVGKCWDYHVTEALGTTLDEGVAMVADSIEFLCGNGLDVFFDAEHFFDGYRRTPEFSLRVLEAAVQRGATRLVLCDTNGGTLPDEVEATVRAVVSYFGGDVGIAVHLHDDAGTGVANALAGVRGGAMQVQGTINGYGERTGNCNLTTIIPNLTLKMGIETIPADRLERLTPVAHHVAELVNMALNPQAAYVGESAFAHKAGLHTSAIKKRPDAYEHVPPDTVGNGTRFVVSELAGKSTILLKAEELGLELDGPQVNDVVDTLKRMEHEGYHFEVADASLELLMRRATGWEQPWFEVESFRVITDDLQTGEGDATAGGVSTEATIKVHVGGERTVATAEGNGPVNALDTALRRALGGRYPALDRVHLTDYKVRVLDTQKGTGAVTRVLIDSTNGDRTWSTIGVSENIIEASWQALYDSLVYGLLLGQASG, from the coding sequence GTGAGTGAGTCTGCGGCACCAGCAAGCGTCGAGATCTACGACACGACGCTTCGCGATGGGTCTCAGCTCGAGGGGATCTCGCTGACGGTCGACGACAAGCTGCGCATCGCCGAGCAGCTCGACTGGCTCGGCGTGCACTTCATCGAGGCGGGCTGGCCGGGCTCGAACCCCAAGGACGACGAGATGTTCCGGCGGGCCGCCACCGAGCTCGTGCTCGACACCAGCACGCTCGTCGCCTTTGGCTCGACGCGCCGTCCGAAGGGCAAGGTCGACTCCGACGACACGTTGCGCAACCTCGTGGAGGCGGGCACGTCGACCGTGTGCATCGTCGGAAAGTGCTGGGACTACCACGTCACCGAGGCGCTCGGCACCACGCTCGACGAAGGGGTCGCGATGGTGGCCGACTCAATCGAGTTCCTCTGTGGCAACGGTCTCGACGTGTTCTTCGACGCCGAGCACTTCTTCGACGGCTATCGGCGTACGCCCGAGTTCAGCCTCCGCGTGCTCGAAGCCGCGGTGCAGCGAGGCGCGACGCGGCTCGTGCTGTGTGACACGAATGGCGGCACGCTGCCCGACGAGGTGGAAGCCACGGTGCGAGCGGTCGTGAGCTATTTCGGCGGCGACGTCGGGATCGCCGTGCACCTCCACGACGATGCCGGCACCGGTGTGGCGAACGCGCTCGCCGGGGTACGCGGCGGCGCGATGCAGGTGCAGGGCACGATCAACGGCTACGGCGAGCGGACCGGGAACTGCAACCTCACGACGATCATCCCGAACCTCACGCTGAAGATGGGGATCGAGACCATCCCCGCTGACCGGCTCGAGCGGCTCACGCCGGTGGCGCACCACGTCGCTGAGCTCGTGAACATGGCATTGAACCCGCAAGCGGCGTACGTGGGCGAGTCCGCGTTCGCGCACAAGGCGGGCCTGCACACCAGCGCGATCAAGAAGCGACCGGATGCCTACGAGCACGTTCCTCCCGACACGGTGGGCAACGGCACGCGGTTCGTGGTGTCGGAGCTAGCCGGCAAGTCGACGATCTTGCTCAAGGCCGAGGAGCTCGGGCTCGAGCTCGACGGCCCGCAGGTCAACGACGTCGTCGACACCCTCAAGCGGATGGAGCACGAGGGTTACCACTTCGAGGTGGCCGACGCGTCGCTCGAGCTGCTCATGCGGCGCGCCACCGGATGGGAGCAGCCGTGGTTCGAGGTCGAGTCCTTCCGCGTGATCACCGACGACCTCCAGACCGGGGAGGGTGACGCGACCGCGGGGGGTGTGAGCACTGAAGCGACGATCAAGGTTCATGTGGGGGGTGAGCGCACGGTCGCGACGGCCGAAGGCAACGGCCCGGTGAACGCGCTCGACACCGCGCTGCGCCGCGCGCTCGGTGGTCGGTACCCAGCGCTCGACCGGGTCCACCTCACCGACTACAAGGTGCGGGTCCTCGACACGCAGAAGGGCACGGGTGCGGTCACGCGAGTGCTCATCGACTCCACGAACGGCGATCGCACCTGGTCCACGATCGGGGTGAGCGAGAACATCATCGAAGCGTCGTGGCAGGCCTTGTACGACTCGCTCGTCTACGGGTTGTTGTTGGGTCAAGCCTCCGGCTGA
- a CDS encoding YceI family protein, giving the protein MRKLGLLAGGIVMTLVAGFGFYWLVLRDDPAPPAKIKQTKVATGADAPEGLLDGTYALRSSDGDSFVGYRVEEQFVAGAINGTATGRTPEIEGSLSISGTTVDGVTITANVQALVSDESRRDNRIRTSGLETDTFPNAEFVLDEPIELGTLPAAGETVEVTAVGHLTLHGVTRDVEIPLEARWDGTRVQVVGRLPIVFSDYDIDAPSVPGFVTVDDRGEMELQLFFEPE; this is encoded by the coding sequence GTGAGGAAGCTCGGGTTGCTCGCGGGTGGGATCGTCATGACCTTGGTCGCCGGCTTCGGCTTCTACTGGCTCGTGCTGCGGGACGACCCAGCTCCTCCCGCCAAGATCAAGCAGACCAAGGTGGCGACGGGCGCCGACGCGCCCGAAGGGCTGCTCGACGGCACGTACGCGCTGCGCTCGTCCGACGGCGACTCGTTCGTCGGCTACCGCGTCGAGGAGCAGTTCGTGGCGGGCGCCATCAACGGCACCGCCACCGGTCGCACTCCGGAGATCGAGGGCAGCCTCTCGATCTCGGGCACCACCGTCGACGGCGTCACGATCACCGCCAACGTGCAGGCGCTGGTGTCCGACGAGTCGAGGCGCGACAACCGGATCCGCACCTCGGGACTGGAGACCGACACGTTCCCCAACGCGGAGTTCGTGCTCGACGAGCCCATCGAGCTCGGGACGCTCCCCGCCGCCGGCGAGACCGTCGAGGTCACCGCCGTCGGTCACCTGACGCTGCACGGGGTGACGCGCGACGTGGAGATCCCGCTCGAGGCTCGCTGGGATGGAACGCGCGTACAGGTGGTCGGCCGACTGCCGATCGTGTTCTCCGACTACGACATCGACGCCCCCTCGGTCCCCGGGTTCGTGACCGTGGACGACCGGGGCGAGATGGAGCTCCAGCTCTTCTTCGAGCCGGAGTGA